GCCTGCTGCCCCTTGGAATTTTTTCCAGGTACCCAGACGTGGTGACTCCTGGTGAGCCCTCTGACCCCAGGTCtgttctcctcttcttccttgcaCATGGTCACAGGGCAGAAATAACATTGCACAGCCTCCCTTTGCAGCTGGCCAGGTGACTATGAGCAACGTCTTCCTCACTTGTTCAGAAGGACACTGCTTGCCCCAGACTTCCCCGCTCTCCCCTTCCCCTGGGTCGGAATAGCACCCATATCTAATCACACCAGTGAGCACAGCTGAGGGGATGAAGGAACACCAAGATGGAAGGCACTTGGGCCCCTGAATGACGTCACGGAGCGAAGCAGCCTCACAAGCATAGATGACGGAGGCCCGAGAGAAACCTCCATCTGATTTAAGTCACTGTATTTGGGGGAGgggctttctctcttcttttttttttacagcggTGTAGCCCAATACCATAGGCTAAGACCTCAGGATCACATGtgcctttcctctctcttttccaacCCCTGCCCTTCACTGAGCCCAGTCCATCCTGCCTCCTTGCCATGCCCTGGGATGGTCCTGGCTTCACCTGTCCTGCAGCCGCCCCCCAGCTCTCATCTCTCACCTTCTTCTGTCTGAACCACCTGATGTCTTAGTCTCCATACCTCCAGTCTCATTGTTCTATCCTGTAACAGTACTCCTCTGCACAAAGACCTCTGATGTCTCCCCATTGCTTACTGAAGCACAGGACACCATCTGTTCCCACCACGTTCCCACCCACTCCCCTTGCCACCACCACATCCCTGCCAACACCCTTATGGGCAGTCCTGCCTCCATGCCTTTGATCTCGCTCATCCGTTCTCCTGATTCCCAAGATCCCCCATTTTCCACCCATTGAACGCCTAGTCATTGTCCAAACCCAGATCAAGTGCTGCCTTCTCCCTGAAGATTTCTGCATCCTCCTGTAGAACTTAACCCCATGCCTCCAGTGAGATAGCCCTTGTCACAGCTCACCTTAAGGCAGCAAAATCTTCTGTGAATCACTAGACTGGACAGGAAGCTATCTGAGGGCAGACCTGGCGTATCCTAGTCATCTTCCCTCTGCTTCCACGCCTGAGAGAAGGCCGTGTGTGCAGCGGGGACTCCCGATGTGCTTGCCAGTGAATACTCGCTTTCTATGTCTGGTGGACCACACCTTGGACTGGGCAGTGGTTTTGCTACAGGTGACCAAGGTTGCCTTCCCTCTGCCCTTGGGGATGTCCCCAGGGAACCCCAAGGGAGGCCAGAGGGGCTGCCCTTCCCACATTTCCttgggggctggggaaggaagcAGAACCTGTCAGTTGAAGTACACAGGTTTTAAGCCATGGGCTTTGGAGTGAGACAGCTTTGGCCTTGAATTTTCATTCACCACTTGttggctgtgtgacttcaggcatgTTAACTAAcctttctgaatctcagttttccaACAGGGGATTAATATAGCACTATCTCCTAGGGATCTTGTAgggattaaaaaaagataatataaagaaatataaagctCTTGGCATGAGGAAAATGCTCACTAAatgataataatcataataatccaTTTCCTTCCTGTGGCCTGAGACTCTGCTCAGTGAGAGGGCACCAGGGAAGGCTCCACCCTATGCCTGGCCCACTGGAATCCTTGTTGTTTCTCTATGGACCAAAGTTAGAGAGTGCGCATTGTCACAGCTGTCTTGGGTAGTTTGCTGGGTGCTCCCAGAAGGTAGAGGAAGGAGCAGAGCTGGTTTCTAGTGAGGCTGGAGGGAGGGTCCAGCTGCCTGTGGCTCATCCCAAAGGGAAAGGGTTAAACCAGAGCTGGCTGGTGGTAGTCACTAAGGGTCCAGTGGCAGGGAAGGCCACTGAAGCTTCTGGGCAGCCAAGCACCACCCCCCACCTGCCATATCAGGTGGGCTGCCAGATGCTGTAAAGGATCTGGACTCCAGCTGACCAGGCCCAGGTTCTAGGACAGGGAAGGGCAACTGGAAGATAGCCTGCCCTACTCTGGGGTCAAAGAGGAGGCTGCATTCTCCCTAACTACCCCCTGCACTAAGCCTGGGGGAAGCAGACCCCATCCAAATCGTCCTCACTGGGAGGAGGATCCTTGCTTCCCATGGACTGGGGAATGAGTGGTTGGATGTACAGGTTGCAGCAGTTGGAGTGGGACTAGAATGTGTGGGTCCAGTGATGTGCTAATAAATGCTTAATAATCAGGTCTCTCGGGAAAGAAAAAGCCTTCACTTACAGTGTTTGTGAATTGCTATggtgtaaatattcccaccatggccaatttcaagctaTCAACATACCACCACAGAACGGGGATTTGGGAAGAGATGTGCACAGCTGGCTCTTGTGAGCCCGTATCAGCTGATTCCGGCATGCTGCTGGGTGGGGCCTGATACCTGCATCAGGGTCAGGCGAGTTTGTGTGGCTTCAGCGTACAGAGGAGTAAAGGCCACCCCACAGTGGGGATCAGCATGAAACTAACGGCCCTGGAGTCTAACAGCCTAGAACACagtctcagctctgctgctgtcTGGCTGTGcggtcttgggcaagtcactttaacctctctgtgcctccgttTCCTCACCATAAAGTGCGGCCAATGATGGTGCCCACTTCATAGAATTATTGTGAAGGTTGCAAAGGTTAACACTGGCCTGTGGTAGGTTGACATAAGTTGTTAATCACCACAGAGCATTTAGAATATAGCCTTGTTGAGAAAAATTTAGAAAGGAAGGCCCAGAGTCCCTCAGGGTGTTTCCCAAgggcatgtttctttttttttttatatttaaatcttggatttcctttaagatcaaggATTGAAAATCTTCAGGTCCATGAGCCCcctgaaattatttttccaatgTTGAGTATGTGTACTTATTTCTATAGAGAGGGGCCATTGCTTTTATCGAATTTTCAAAAAAGGTTGTGGTTTCTGCATCCTTCCCTCAACCCACAAAGGGCTTAAGAACGAGTGATGTGGAGGGTATAGAATTCCCATACCAAAGGAATCACCCTTGGAGAATGCTGGGGAGAGGTGTTTATGAAGCATGGGAAAGAAAAAtggcagacagagagagacacgcAAAGTCAGCCCAGAACCCTGAAATGTCTCCCTTTTTGAGACCTAAGGCCGAGGAAGCTTCCAGCAGCAGGGCAACCAATCTGCTCACATGCACAGATACCTGTTCCTGCTTTTTCCTTACCCTTTCCAGCCCTAGGAGTCTCCTCTTGCCTTCCCTACTCCGCCCCCCTCTCCTGACTCCCCAGGACCCTGTCCCAAGGGCCACCGCTGTCTGGGTGTATGGAGGCAGGATTAGAACTCACTTGGGTGTCACTATGATTCAGCAATAACGTTTGCTTGTTTGTGTCTTGTTTCTTTTACCTTTCTGTAGTTACACTATAATTAGTTAAGGTAAAGTTAGTGCAAAGTTGCGTGAGCACTGGACTGCCTCTGCTCTGAGTTGGAGACTGTATTTTTGCAAATAACGTGGAAGGAGGTGGGGGGTAAGTTTACAATGCTACTCCCTTTCATCCTGtgggatttttgttttccttgatgttttttttttttttttttttttaacaaatatgatCCCTCCTTCTTGGCTTGGTATTGTGTGTGGGGTGAAGGACCAAAATGATCAGGTCTCTAACCGAAGATCTTTATaggaataaaaattacttttttgacAAATCCCACTCTAAATCATTGCAGTATACAACTCCAAACACCTAGAGGGAACAAGAATGACAACTTCTGAGAGCTTATAAGTACCACCCCTGCCCACTTTATCAATAAGGATCTGTGGTTTAAAGAAGCAAGTCATCAAATAGTGACCCCTGGAAGGCCACCACCAAGAAAGCTGTCTCCTGATTCCAGTGCTAGGTTACCCCATCTGTGGATTGCAGGGGAGTCTAATGTCCTGTCCCTGTTCCCACCCTTTTCGCTCCCTTGAGTATCAGAACCCTGACTTTATTTGAGGCAGCAGCGTGCCCAGGTAAACATTACATTCCCCAGCATCCTTTGCAGCTAAGCATGGCCACGTGACTAGGTTCTTCCTAATGGGGTATAAGCTGAGGGGTTGTCTGTGGATTCCAGAAAGACCCATTAAAAAGGGGTGGACCCTTTTTAACCTCTTCTCACTCCTCCTTCCAGCTGACTGTAATAAGGTGATAATGGCTGAGCTCCAGCAACCATCCTGAACTCAGAGACCACGTGAGGATGAAGTTTTCCTGATTGAGCTGGCATTGAGGAAGGCAGAGGATCCTGGGTCCCTGATGACTGAGGGCCATTCTTAGTTTGGACCACCCACCTCCAGACTCGGAGAAGAGAGTATTTATCTCCTTCAAGCCACTCTTTAAGGGTCTTCACTATTGTCAGCAAATGCAGTTTCTAATTGACATGTGGAAGCTTGCCGGGCCTCATTTTGTGCCACGGGCAAAGACAGCAGAAGTTTCCCTCTagcccactgctgctgcttctcctcctctctttggAAGAGTCATCCTGCCCAAGTGAGCCCAGTTCTTTTGCATCTTTCCTCcattctgtctttttgttttcctctgtctccctctgtctcttctttccctccctttccttccttccctctaacatttattgagcatctactaggCTCCAGGTACCAAGCCAGCTGGCGCGACTAGAAACCAGAAGAGGAGACAGTCCCTCCTCTCCAGTGCCTCAGAGTTCAGGCTGGGAGCAAAATGTAAAGAAAGTATGATGGGATGGGCAGGTGCTACAGGAGCAAAGAGAGCAAAGGGCACTGAATCCAGTGGAGGGACCTGGGGgacttcccagaggaggtgacacTGCCTGAGATTTGAAATAGGAGTGTTGAGTTACTGGCAATTAGAAAAAGAAGGCCGAGGACAAAGATTCCAGGCCCAGGAACTAGCCCAGTGCAGCACAGTGGTTAAGGACCCAGTGCTGGAGCACAGACATGTGACGTCTCTCTAATCCTCAATTTCCTCTCCTGTAAAAGGAGGATAGTAGTAGTAATAGGGCTAGATGAGTGCCTGGAAGTAGACATGCAATGCATGCTGCTTATTAAATTATTGTTGTTGGTAAATGTGCATAGACAAGTATCAGTTTCGGAGACTAGTTTCACAGAGACCATAAGTGACTTGTCCATGGTCATACAACCACGAAGAGGCACCAGTCAAACCCAAGTGTCCTCATCCCTAGTCTGGTGGCCTTTATTCGTCCACCCTCTGCCATTGCATTAAGTGCTGAGGGAGAGATCAGTGTGTGGTCAGGGGGAAACacggagggcttcctggaagagatgGGTCTTGAGAAAGTTtggaaggatggggagggagaaaggcaTTCCAGGGAAGTAGTGTATGATGAGCACCATCATCAAAGGGGTTTGGGGGCTAGCTGGCTGGCAGAGGGTCTAGACTGTGAAGACTGGTGAGATACAGGTAGAACAGGCAAAGAGAGGCCAGGTCAGAAGATGAACCATGGCCAGATGGCCAGATAGTAGAGTGAGAATTCGAACCAGTGAACCACAAGGAGCCACAGTTAATTCTTGAACGAGGGGGCTGATCATAATGAAACTATACTttgggaagagaagaaggaaagaaatctatcTTTACTAAAAGCCAGTACGGGCCAGACAGAAGATTGGGAATTTTcatattaattatttcatttaagcctcacaacaaccctataaaGTTGGCATCagttggtagctcagacagtaaagaatctgcctgcaatgcaggaaacccagattcgatccctgggttgggaagatcccctggagaaggaaatggcaagccactccagtatccttgcctagaaaatcccatgcacagagacaagcctgccaggctgcagtccatggcgttgcagagtcagacatgactgagcaactaatactttcatccccactttacagaggagACAACTGAGGCTCAAATAAATTGAGTCATAGAGTTTGAGCCAGGGGTGGGTGGAGCGAAAAGTTCAATTTTAGACCAGCCTGACCCCAAATTTGTGCTCTTCACACTGTACCATGTGGCTTTAAGCTGTTCCCACTCTCTGGACGCCCTTTGCACTGTGAGTATCCCACAGTGCTGCTGCTTCACCAGGGGCTCAGCAGTCTTTCTACAGCCCAGACAACCCCTGGGTGAGCCCTGGGTTCACATTGAGGAGAGAGATATCAGTAGCCCCAGGACTTTGGGGGATGCCCCAGCACAGGGTAGGTGAAGTGCTAGGGCCCTGGGTCTGATAGAAATGGTCATTAACTGAATTGAAGCCTCAGCTGAGAGGGGGATGAGCCCTAGCTTGGGAGCCTGGCAGGAAGTGACAAACACCTGAGAATGTGAAATGATAAGATGTCTGTATTCACTTCCAATTAATGGTGTGGGACAGGCAAATAGGAGAAGTAGAGAGGAGATGAGATTGGTCATGAGCTGATACCTGTTGAGGCTGGGTGATGGGTTTGTGGGGCTCTAGTATACCATTCCTTTTACCTTTGTGGATGGTCCAAAGCCTCCatagtaaaaagtaaaataagggtctgccctggcagtccagcagttaagactacatgcttccactgcagggggcataggtttgattcctggtcagagaactaatatCCCACGTGCCgggtggccaaaaagttcaggggaaaaaaagaaaaataacaacaacaaaatgctaagaacttaaaaagaaaaacaattctgtCTACCACACTCTCTCCCAGGTGAATCAGAGTCTCTGCCTCCCAGGCATTGTTATACTTTAAAATCGCCTCAGGTGACAGCAGTCAAGGTGAGAACCTCTGCCTAGACTCCATCACTCACTAGCTGGTATCCTTTGCctgctgagcctctgtttcctcgtctgtaaaatgggggtaaacCTTCTGTCAACCTCATGGAATTGCTGTGAAGTTTAAATGGGATAATACAGGATAGTATGGGCTGGACATAAGCGTGAGCAGGTCAGTCTGCATTTTACAGTCACTCTGAGCATCACCAGGCCTCTAGGCATGGGAGGTGAGGAGCCCTAAGCCAATACGTGCAGAGGAAGCTGGCCATCAGGTAGCCCCACAGGGACAGGCCTTGCCTTCTGGGCAATTTTTATACCTTTTCCAAAGcacaagggctttttttttttttttttaatttgcctttcctcACTGCTTAAAGACCACCCAGCACAAAGACATCAGGGCCACTCAGTGCCACTGCCAGAGGTACAGATGGGTGCAGGGGTTGAATGGAGAGAAAGACTTGGGCTTTCTCTGCTGGCCTTGCCATTGGCTTCCAGGATTTAGccttagtttctccatctgtgtcaGGGGTGAATAAAGAGATGGGAAGCCCTTGGCGAGGGGTTAGGTCATAGGAAATAATCAGAGAATGGAATTGAATGGATGCATGAATGGGTGAGATTCACTTCACTATGACAAAGTGACCTGTCAGAGCCTTGATGGTGGCGATGGGAGCTCCCCGGCTTGGAGAGGGGCCCTGGACACCTGGGCAACTCCTCTGGGGTAGAGAAAGAGCACGGGGAACACAAAAGCAGAAGCTAGAGCATGTGGAGAAGCGCAGAGGACATGGTTCGTAGCGGGAGAGGAGCGAGGAACTAGCAGGAGGGAGCTACCAGACACCGCTCGGAAAACCGTGCTAACGTGGAGGCGCGGGGTCTCTGTCTGACACCCAGCCTGTGTCCCGCGCGCTGGCCAGGGTTCCGTGTCTCTCGCCCGCTCCGCCGGGCTCCGCAGCGCCGCCTGGCGGACACACTGCGCTCCGCTCTGGCTTTGGCGGTAGCCGCCGGGCGCATCCCGCCGCAGTTCAGCAGACAGGGGGAGAGAGCCAGGGGCGCGCAGTGAGGATGGGGCGTCTTTTTCCTGAGGGGGTCGCGCCTGGATTGGACCTGCAGTACATACTGGCACCCTCTCCTTACTAACCCTGTGCCTGGGATGACTCAGCTCCGTCGCACACGTCGGGGGACCATCCCCGATCCCCGGCCCCAGCTCCGGAATTTTGCTGCCTCTAAGTAACTTCTCCGGGAAGGAggtctcattaaaattttaaggCGTTTGGGGTTTGCTTTTTGTTACTATACTAAAATACCAAGAGAGGGCGTGAAGGCACGAGAGGGCCTAGTTTGTCTCCCTGACGGTCCCAGGCCTGAAATTCCAGGGCTAGGGAGTTTCTAGGCCCTTCCCGCCCAAGTGGGTCCCTGCTGGCGAGGCGTGGTGGCCCTGTCGGAAGATGCGAGGCCAAGAAAGGCAAAGCGTGTGGGTCGGAATGACCAagggcttggggctggtgctggTGATGGGTGAACAAGGGCCTGGCTTTTACGTCGCGACCGTGGGCACTTGAGTCCCCGGGACTCGGGCCGCACCACCTCCTCGAAGGTCCTCCTATcctgagtgtgagtgtgtgtgtccgAGAGCCTGGAGGTGACAAGCAGCCCCATCGGCCGGGGTTCTCGATAAGCCGGGCCCAGCCAGGCCCAGCCCAGCTTCTCTTAGCCGGACCAGAGTGGGAGCTGGGCTGCAGCGTCCCGGACTTGCTGCGGGCAGACGGCTCGGAGGCGCTGGAGGCTGCCCCCTCCGGGTAGGCGGCACGGAGCCCGAGTCTTCCCCTACGAAGTCTTCTCCAGGCGGAGGCCTGAGAGGCGTCCCGGAGGTCGCCGGGCCCGCTTTGCGTACAACCCGGGAAAAGGCCCCTCAGGCGTgaggctgatgctgggaggagggtGGAAAAATCTGAGTCACCAACCCCCGAACAAATGGCGGCGGGGGCCGTGCGGTTGACTGACCGAGGCCCGAGGCCGAGGGCGGCCTTTGAGCGGCGGTGAGCTTCCCGAGGCAGCAGGGGGAGCCTGACGCCGAGGGAGGCCGGTGGCTGGGAGAACCCAGAACGGCCTGACCCTGGGGAGAGGAGAGTTCGGGGTCCGCGCTCAGCGCCGCGACTCCGAAGTCCCAGGATCCCAGAAAAGGTGCGCTCTGGACCAAACTGCGGACCCGCCGGGGAGAGCGCCCCAACAAGCAGAGAGCAGGACTGGCGCCCTGGTGTAGGGGTATGAGTGTGTGATCGCGgtcggggtgggggctgggccttggacccctcactcccaccccgccccaacacacacgcgcacacacacacgaagaTTAGACCTCTTTTCTGCCTGGTTCCAGGGGCTCTTCAGGCAGCTCAGTCCCGCCGCGCAAGCTGGGGAGAAGGTAGCGGTGCGCGCTGCGGAAATCGCGCCGGGACCGAGGGTCGCGCCGCGACTTTGCCGAGCGGAGCTCGCGACCCAGAACGGCGCTCCGCGTCCACCAGGTCGCCCCAGCGAGGCTGACAATGGGCGCCAGGACCCTTGCGGGGTCGAACTGGAAGGGGCTTCCGGGCCCCGGGCCCCGGCGCTTTCTCCTGCGGCGCAGACTGGGATAGAGCGTAGACTGCAGAGAAATCGGGTTTCGGAAAAGCAGCATCGGCGCCGGCCTGACGCAGGTCCCGACTcgggagagaggaaggagcccCGGGGGGAGGGGGTTGGCTGGAGGGGTCGGCTGGTGGCCGCCTCTAGCCCTCGGCAGCCGGATGAAGAAAAGGATAAGCGAACTCATTTTCCTC
This window of the Bos indicus x Bos taurus breed Angus x Brahman F1 hybrid chromosome 28, Bos_hybrid_MaternalHap_v2.0, whole genome shotgun sequence genome carries:
- the LOC113885386 gene encoding uncharacterized protein LOC113885386; this encodes MTKGLGLVLVMGEQGPGFYVATTARRRWRLPPPGRRHGARVFPYEVFSRRRPERRPGGRRARFAYNPGKGPSASRGSRGSLTPREAGGWENPERPDPGERRVRGPRSAPRLRSPRIPEKVRSGPNCGPAGESAPTSREQDWRPGVGGLFRQLSPAAQAGEKVAVRAAEIAPGPRVAPRLCRAELATQNGAPRPPGRPSEADNGRQDPCGVELEGASGPRAPALSPAAQTGIERRLQRNRVSEKQHRRRPDAGPDSGERKEPRGEGVGWRGRLVAASSPRQPDEEKDKRTHFPRRDKRAPARSPPQA